The Clarias gariepinus isolate MV-2021 ecotype Netherlands chromosome 7, CGAR_prim_01v2, whole genome shotgun sequence genome includes a window with the following:
- the trpc6b gene encoding short transient receptor potential channel 6, with protein sequence MRRPMCSEGLPPEQSSSRNDLCEEGLAIFRQRSSYLRRTNADRKITQSQMLAKSRRLAMRRPAYMFSAHCNSLSLAEELFLEAAEYGNIPVVRKMLEELPELNINCVDYMGQNALQLAVANEHLEVIELLLKKDNLARIGDALLLAISKGYIRIVEAILAHQAFADTSKLTNSTLQAEINDDFFAYDDDGMRFSQDITPIILASHCHEYEIVHILLLKGARIERPHDYFCKCNTCIYHQRHDSFSHSRSRINAYKGLASPAYLSLSSEDPVLTALELSNELAVLANIEKEFKNDYKKLSMQCKDFVVGLLDLCRNTEEVEAILNGDTELNGSDKTGRPSLIRLKLAIKYELKKFVAHPNCQQQLLSIWYENLSGLRQQTTAVKLLVVFGVAVGLPILALLYWIAPSSKLGKIIRGPFLKFVAHAASFTIFLGLLIMNAADRFEGTSLLPNMTIHDHPTQLFRMKTTPFTWMEMLIISWVIGMIWAECKEIWSQGPREYLLEPWNLLDFGMLAIFVSSFIARFMAFWHAYTAQSYVDEHYTDLSNITLPYEIEYYRLARIHWVPSDPQLISEGLYAIAVVLSFSRIAYILPANESFGPLQISLGRTVKDIFKFMVIFIMVFVAFMIGMFNLYSYYLGAKQNNAFTTVEESFKTLFWAIFGLSEVKSVVINNGHKFIENIGYVLYGVYNVIMVIVLLNMLIAMINSSFQEIEDDADVEWKFARAKLWFSYFEEGGTLSVPFNLIPSPKSVLSLTHKIKQLLPTPLHRQKDSLKEDTELNELGEQKESNYAGSPQSSRYRRIMKRLIKRYIIKAQMDKESDEVNEGELKEIKQDISSLRYELLEKSSETEELAEMIRTLAETLSRQHNH encoded by the exons ATGAGGAGACCGATGTGCTCCGAGGGCTTACCTCCAGAACAAAGTTCATCCCGGAATGATCTGTGTGAGGAAGGACTCGCAATTTTTCGACAAAGATCTTCTTACTTAAG GAGGACCAATGCTGACAGAAAAATTACCCAGAGCCAGATGTTGGCGAAGAGTCGTCGCTTGGCTATGCGCCGCCCGGCATATATGTTTAGTGCCCACTGCAACAGCCTGTCACTTGCCGAAGAGCTATTCCTGGAGGCAGCTGAGTATGGAAACATCCCTGTTGTCCGTAAAATGTTGGAAGAACTGCCTGAACTTAATATCAACTGTGTGGACTATATGGGACAGAATGCACTACAGCTGGCGGTGGCCAATGAGCACTTGGAGGTGATAGAACTGCTGCTGAAGAAAGATAACCTGGCCAGGATCGGCGATGCTCTGCTTCTGGCCATCAGCAAAGGCTACATCCGAATAGTGGAGGCCATATTGGCTCACCAGGCCTTTGCAGACACATCAAAGCTAACCAACAGCACCCTGCAAGCTGAAATAAATGATGACTTCTTTGCCTACGATGATGACGGCATGCGTTTTTCACAAGACATTACACCCATCATCTTGGCTTCCCACTGCCATGAGTATGAAATTGTACACATCCTGTTACTAAAGGGAGCTCGCATTGAGCGGCCACATGACTActtctgtaaatgtaacacCTGCATCTACCACCAGAGGCATGACTCCTTCAGTCACTCTCGGTCCCGTATCAATGCTTATAAGGGGCTGGCCAGCCCGGCTTACCTCTCGCTCTCAAGTGAAGACCCTGTGCTGACTGCTCTGGAGCTGAGCAATGAGCTGGCTGTGCTAGCCAACATAGAGAAGGAGTTCAAG AATGATTACAAGAAGCTGTCTATGCAATGCAAGGACTTTGTGGTTGGACTGTTGGACTTGTGCCGGAACACAGAGGAGGTGGAAGCCATCTTGAATGGGGACACTGAGTTAAATGGCAGTGACAAAACAGGCAGACCGAGTCTCATTCGCCTAAAACTGGCCATCAAGTATGAGCTTAAAAAG TTTGTTGCTCATCCAAACTGTCAGCAGCAGCTCCTCTCCATTTGGTATGAAAATCTGTCTGGGCTCCGGCAGCAGACTACCGCTGTGAAGTTGCTAGTGGTGTTCGGGGTGGCCGTCGGTCTGCCAATCCTGGCTCTGCTCTACTGGATAGCGCCCTCAAGCAAG TTGGGAAAGATCATCCGTGGTCCCTTTCTCAAGTTTGTGGCCCATGCAGCTTCGTTCACCATCTTCCTTGGTCTCCTGATTATGAATGCAGCAGATCGGTTTGAGGGGACAAGTCTCCTTCCAAACATGACCATCCATGACCATCCTACACAGCTGTTCCGCATGAAAACCACCCCTTTCACCTGGATGGAGATGCTGATCATTTCCTGGGTCATAG gaatgATTTGGGCTGAATGCAAAGAGATCTGGTCTCAAGGCCCTCGGGAATATCTGTTGGAACCCTGGAACCTGTTGGACTTTGGGATGCTGGCCATATTTGTGTCTTCATTCATAGCAAGATTCATGGCTTTCTGGCATGCTTACACTGCACAGAGTTATGTTGATGAGCACTACACGGACCTGTCTAACATAACACTGCCCTACGAGATTGAGTATTATCGCTTAG caCGAATCCATTGGGTGCCATCAGACCCCCAGCTGATCTCAGAGGGTCTGTATGCCATTGCTGTAGTGCTGAGCTTCTCGCGGATTGCCTACATCCTGCCAGCCAATGAAAGCTTCGGCCCCCTGCAAATCTCCCTGGGCAGAACGGTCaaagacatttttaagtttatgGTGATCTTCATTATGGTGTTTGTAGCCTTTATGATTGGGATGTTCAACCTCTACTCGTACTACCTCGGAGCAAAGCAAAACAATGCCTTCACAAC AGTTGAAGAAAGCTTTAAAACCTTGTTCTGGGCTATTTTTGGACTTTCCGAGGTCAAATCTGTTGTCATTAATAATGGACATAAATTCATCGAAAATATTGGCTATGTCCTTTATGGAGTTTACAATGTTATCATGGTTATCGTCCTCCTCAACATGCTCATCGCTATGATCAACAGCTCGTTTCAGGAAATTGAG GATGACGCAGATGTGGAGTGGAAGTTTGCCCGGGCTAAGCTGTGGTTCTCCTACTTTGAGGAAGGTGGAACTTTGTCTGTGCCTTTTAACTTAATTCCAAGCCCTAAGTCTGTCCTCAGCCTGACTCATAAAATCAAGCAGCTACTTCCAACACCTCTGCACAGACAAAAAGACAGCCTGAAGGAGGACACCGAGCTCAATGAA cTGGGTGAACAAAAAGAATCTAATTACGCAGGATCACCTCAATCAAGCCGTTATCGG AGGATAATGAAACGATTAATTAAAAGATATATCATAAAAGCACAAATGGACAAAGAGAGTGATGAGGTTAATgaag ggGAGTTAAAGGAGATAAAGCAGGACATCTCAAGTTTGCGCTATGAGCTCTTGGAGAAGTCCAGTGAGACAGAAGAATTGGCGGAGATGATCAGGACACTGGCAGAAACACTTAGCAGACAGCACAACCACTAG
- the rnf7 gene encoding RING-box protein 2, with protein MAEMDDGDEPGLVHTHSGSSSSSKPGGDKMFSLKKWNAVAMWSWDVECDTCAICRVQVMDACLRCQAENKQEDCVVVWGECNHSFHNCCMSLWVKQNNRCPLCQQDWVVQRIGK; from the exons ATGGCGGAGATGGATGACGGGGATGAGCCGGGATTAGTGCATACTCATAGCGGTTCGTCGTCTTCATCCAAGCCGGGAGGAGATAAAATGTTTTCTCTGAAGAAGTGGAACGCAGTGGCGATGTGGAGCTGGGATGTGGAGTGTGATACCTGCGCCATCTGTAGAGTCCAAGTAATGG ATGCATGTTTAAGATGTCAGGCAGAAAACAAGCAGGAGGACTGTGTTG tTGTTTGGGGAGAGTGCAACCACTCCTTCCACAACTGCTGCATGTCTCTGtgggtgaaacaaaacaacCGGTGTCCACTCTGCCAACAAGACTGGGTCGTGCAGAGGATTGGCAAGTGA